One Primulina huaijiensis isolate GDHJ02 chromosome 5, ASM1229523v2, whole genome shotgun sequence DNA segment encodes these proteins:
- the LOC140976875 gene encoding uncharacterized protein produces the protein MVLPLLKLGTLALKTLSKPIAARLKKEAGIHPKFRNFIVSIAQANHRMTTTMQRRIYGHATDVEIRPLNEEKAVQAAVDLLGEFFVFSVAVAALYFEVQRNSRSEAKKEELRRQEMQGMRQRDDELAKEVELLKQKIEEIEQLAKGRGLLGVFSFRDANSEESKPKAAA, from the exons ATGGTGCTACCTCTATTGAAGCTTGGCACGCTTGCGCTGAAGACTCTGAGCAAACCCATTGCGGCTAGACTCAAGAAAGAGGCTGGTATCCACCCTAAGTTCCGCAATTTTATCGTTAGCATCGCTCAG GCCAATCACCGTATGACCACAACCATGCAACGGCGTATATATGGTCATGCTACTGATGTTGAAATTCGACCTTTGAATGAAGAAAAAGCTGTGCAAGCTGCAGTTGATCTCCTGGGGGAATTTTTTGTCTTCTCG GTTGCTGTAGCTGCTCTGTACTTTGAGGTACAAAGAAATTCTCGATCAGAAGCCAAGAAGGAGGAACTTCGCAGACAAGAAATGCAG GGAATGAGGCAACGTGATGATGAGTTAGCGAAAGAGGTGGAGCTTCTCAAGCAAAAAATAGAAGAGATCGAACAGCTTGCCAAGGGACGTGGACTTCTTGGTGTCTTTAGTTTCAGGGATGCTAATTCTGAGGAATCCAAGCCGAAAGCTGCTGCTTGA
- the LOC140976874 gene encoding UDP-glycosyltransferase 79B3-like has translation MVQMDESKLHIAMFPWLAIGHIIPYAQLSNELANRGHRISFFVPKKGSLKLGNLDLYSPLVKFYTVKVPHVEGLPLGAETASDIDFSAKDPLAIAFDAMADEVEGLLRTLKPDIVFFDFAYWITEMARTIGFKTVCYNVICASVMAIGVVPSRYFPKDRPVTVEEMMELPEGYPSTTIVLRGHEAQTMSFLYGSYGNITFDVRMATALQDCDAIGVRTVSELEGSMCDYLGSQYGKRVILSGPVLPEAPKTDVDEKWGTWLSKFKPKSVVYCAFGSQNTMSKEQFQELVLGFEMTGLPFFVALSKPHGSNSIEEALPEGFLKRVGDRGVVHGGWVSQAQFLNHPSVGCFVSHCGFGSMWESLLSECQIVLVPWLGDQILNARLLADEIKVGAEVERDENAWFCKEDLCRAIKSVMYQDSELGKITKNNHAKWRETLGRPGFMNDYIDDFIQKLYQL, from the coding sequence ATGGTTCAAATGGATGAATCAAAGCTTCATATCGCCATGTTCCCGTGGTTGGCTATCGGGCACATCATTCCCTATGCCCAACTCTCCAACGAACTGGCTAACAGAGGCCATAGAATCTCCTTTTTCGTCCCAAAAAAGGGTTCGCTCAAGCTAGGAAACCTAGATCTTTACTCACCACTCGTTAAATTTTACACCGTTAAAGTTCCGCATGTTGAAGGATTACCTTTAGGTGCGGAGACAGCAAGCGATATCGATTTCAGCGCCAAGGACCCGCTTGCCATAGCCTTCGACGCCATGGCAGACGAAGTGGAGGGTTTGCTTAGGACTCTGAAACCCGACATCGTATTCTTTGACTTCGCGTACTGGATCACTGAGATGGCACGAACGATTGGGTTCAAAACTGTCTGCTACAATGTCATCTGTGCTTCTGTCATGGCTATTGGGGTTGTACCGTCCAGGTACTTCCCGAAAGATCGACCAGTGACGGTTGAGGAGATGATGGAACTACCTGAAGGGTATCCTTCTACGACCATCGTCCTCCGCGGCCACGAAGCGCAGACCATGTCTTTTCTGTACGGCAGCTACGGAAACATCACTTTCGACGTTCGCATGGCCACTGCGTTGCAGGACTGTGACGCTATTGGTGTGCGGACCGTGAGTGAGTTGGAAGGGTCCATGTGCGATTACCTGGGAAGCCAGTACGGGAAACGCGTGATTCTCTCCGGGCCGGTGTTGCCCGAAGCTCCGAAAACTGATGTAGATGAGAAATGGGGAACCTGGCTGAGCAAATTCAAGCCAAAATCAGTTGTTTACTGCGCGTTCGGGAGCCAAAATACTATGTCGAAGGAACAGTTTCAAGAACTGGTGCTGGGTTTCGAAATGACGGGGTTGCCTTTCTTCGTAGCCCTGTCGAAGCCCCACGGCTCAAACTCCATAGAAGAAGCGTTGCCGGAGGGGTTTCTGAAGAGGGTCGGGGACAGAGGGGTGGTTCATGGCGGGTGGGTATCACAGGCTCAGTTTCTGAACCACCCGTCGGTGGGCTGTTTTGTGAGCCACTGCGGGTTCGGATCCATGTGGGAATCTTTGTTGAGTGAGTGCCAAATCGTGCTGGTTCCATGGCTGGGAGATCAAATCTTGAACGCACGGCTACTGGCGGATGAGATAAAGGTGGGCGCAGAGGTTGAACGAGATGAAAACGCATGGTTCTGCAAGGAGGATCTGTGCCGGGCTATTAAATCTGTGATGTACCAAGATAGTGAATTGGGGAAGATCACCAAGAACAATCATGCTAAGTGGAGGGAAACCTTGGGGAGGCCTGGATTTATGAATGACTACATTGATGATTTTATACAAAAACTGTACCAACTATAA
- the LOC140976877 gene encoding transcription factor VOZ1-like: MRKGLKNGACKSASHHLFKDRAKNRVDDLQGMFSDLQSARKDSRTIDVNLLEEQVHQMLREWKAELNEPSPASSLQQGGSLGSFSSEICRLLQIGEEEDDATSALAVPKPDPEAQKVVEESTTQEGFNVSSGPQEQALQFVDQCKSSGIGVNQIGMHNNMNLADFQAFDFHPELEHHYFPGFNGHCFIGEDGMPHISGYQQTICPPPSAFLGPKCALWDCPRPAQGSDWCQKSDDYCSAYHAGLAPDEGYLGRPPVVRPGGIGLKDNLLFAALGTKAQGKDVGIPECEGAATAKSPWNAPELFDLIVLDGETIREWLFFDKPRRAFETGNRKQRSLPDYNGRGWHESRKQVMNEFGGLKRSYYMDPQPMENFEWHLYEYEINKYVSCALYRLEVKRVDGKKSPKGKLSNDSVADLQMQMGRLTAEFPNEKQRMVKGRGKACVKDGTGSIYSASNQLSSPVEVLDYSKGSPCDYLVDNMNGYYLT, encoded by the exons ATGAGGAAGGGTTTAAAGAACGGTGCTTGCAAGTCTGCATCGCACCATCTCTTCAAGGACAGGGCAAAGAATCGCGTGGATGATCTGCAAGGCATGTTTAGTGATCTTCAATCTGCTAGGAAGGATAGCCGCACTATTGATGTTAACTTGCTAGAAGAGCAAGTTCATCAGATGCTTCGTGAATGGAAGGCTGAGCTCAATGAACCATCCCCAGCTTCTTCACTGCAACAA GGTGGTAGTCTTGGCTCGTTTTCATCTGAGATTTGTAGGCTGCTGCAGATTGGTGAGGAGGAAGATGACGCAACAAGTGCATTGGCTGTACCAAAGCCAGATCCAGAGGCACAAAAGGTTGTGGAGGAATCTACTACTCAAGAG GGCTTTAATGTATCCAGTGGTCCTCAAGAACAAGCCCTTCAGTTCGTTGATCAGTGCAAAAGCTCTGGGATTGGAGTTAACCAGATTGGAATGCATAATAATATGAATTTGGCCGATTTCCAAGCATTTGATTTCCATCCAGAGCTTGAGCACCATTATTTCCCTGGGTTTAATGGCCACTGTTTCATAGGGGAGGATGGCATGCCTCATATTTCTGGCTATCAACAAACTATATGCCCTCCCCCTTCTGCCTTTTTAGGGCCAAAATGCGCCCTTTGGGATTGTCCCAGACCAGCTCAAGGGTCAGACTGGTGCCAAAAGTCTGATGACTATTGCAGTGCTTATCATGCTGGGCTTGCACCTGATGAAGGCTACCTTGGAAGGCCACCGGTCGTACGACCTGGAGGTATTGGTTTAAAGGATAACTTACTTTTTGCAGCTCTCGGTACAAAGGCTCAAGGAAAAGACGTAGGCATTCCTGAATGCGAGGGTGCTGCCACTGCAAAATCTCCTTGGAATGCCCCTG AACTCTTTGATCTTATCGTTTTGGACGGTGAAACGATCAGAGAGTGGCTATTTTTTGATAAGCCACGTAGAGCTTTTGAAACTGGTAATAGAAAGCAACGATCTTTGCCAGACTACAATGGAAGGGGCTGGCACGAGTCAAGGAAACAAGTGATGAATGAATTTGGAGGTTTGAAGAGATCCTACTATATGGACCCACAACCAATGGAAAATTTCGAGTGGCACCTCTATGAATACGAAATTAACAAGTATGTTTCATGCGCATTATACAGATTGGAAGTTAAGCGTGTGGACGGAAAGAAAAGTCCCAAGGGGAAGCTAAGTAATGATTCTGTTGCTGATCTGCAAATGCAAATGGGTAGGCTGACTGCTGAATTTCCTAATGAAAAGCAGCGCATGGTTAAGGGGAGGGGAAAAGCCTGTGTGAAGGATGGAACTGGAAGCATTTATTCTGCATCAAACCAATTGTCAAGCCCAGTTGAAGTACTTGATTATTCAAAAGGTTCACCATGCGATTATCTTGTTGACAATATGAACGGGTACTACTTGACATGA